One segment of Thermosulfurimonas sp. F29 DNA contains the following:
- the lptE gene encoding LptE family protein: MWPVRVWLGLFLIFLGACGYRFRERPPGFSPDWRTVYVAIFRNRTSETRAGVWLAEALRRRLARSSFLRLVDSPEKADLVLSGEVKSIAIGGVAYNVYTETLERRVSIRVVARLRTRGGRLVWRNAHLSRYENYPVEGTTSGVLDPGREAALRKLAEDLADIIYHQITASF, encoded by the coding sequence TTGTGGCCGGTTAGAGTCTGGTTGGGCCTTTTTCTGATCTTCCTGGGGGCCTGCGGATATCGCTTCCGGGAAAGACCCCCGGGATTTTCTCCGGACTGGCGCACCGTCTATGTGGCGATCTTTCGCAACCGGACCTCGGAGACGCGGGCCGGGGTGTGGCTGGCCGAAGCCCTGAGGAGGAGGCTGGCCCGGAGTTCGTTTCTTCGCCTGGTGGACTCACCGGAAAAGGCGGACCTGGTGCTTTCCGGGGAGGTGAAGAGTATCGCCATCGGCGGAGTGGCCTACAATGTTTACACCGAGACCCTGGAACGGAGGGTTTCCATAAGGGTGGTGGCGCGCCTGCGCACCCGCGGGGGGCGTCTGGTGTGGCGCAACGCACACCTGTCCCGTTACGAAAACTATCCCGTGGAGGGCACGACCTCCGGGGTACTCGATCCCGGTCGGGAGGCGGCCCTGCGTAAACTAGCGGAGGACCTTGCGGATATAATCTATCACCAGATTACGGCTTCTTTTTGA
- a CDS encoding nodulation protein NfeD — translation MKGLAFALLLFLLPGFRVSGATEAPVLLVKLDDAITPVSADFLISSLGEARRRGCQAVIWEIDTPGGLVESTRRIVKAVLASPVPVVVYVAPPGARAASAGTFLVLAAHVAAMAPGTHLGAAHPVTLTGQKMDRKTLKKIENDLSAWARSLARLRGRNQEFAAKAVTESETLIAEEALRKGVVDLLARDLAELLQKLNGRRVVLQEKTVILKTRGAPIITFREGLKTRVLKWLAHPQVAYFLLMLGLAGLYFELSHPGAILPGVLGGLSLILALFALQILPVNYAGLLLILFSVVLYFLEIKVTSYGLLALTGTVCLFLGSLMLFGRGPEGLRVPYSTLLPVTGIITLFFLVVTWLAARALRRPPVSGKEGLLGLEGRTITEVGPSGGQIFVSGEIWEASAETVIPPGTPVKVLGQKGLHLRVAPLPHESAQRGEVRRTG, via the coding sequence ATGAAAGGGCTGGCTTTCGCGCTGCTCCTGTTTCTCCTTCCGGGGTTCCGGGTTTCCGGGGCCACCGAAGCCCCCGTCCTCCTGGTAAAGCTTGACGACGCCATCACCCCGGTGTCCGCGGACTTCCTGATCTCCAGTCTCGGGGAGGCCCGGAGGCGGGGCTGTCAGGCGGTTATCTGGGAGATAGATACCCCCGGGGGCCTGGTGGAGTCCACCCGTCGGATCGTGAAGGCCGTGCTGGCCTCACCGGTGCCGGTGGTGGTCTATGTGGCCCCTCCGGGAGCCCGCGCCGCCTCGGCCGGAACCTTCCTGGTGTTAGCCGCCCATGTGGCGGCCATGGCCCCGGGCACCCACCTGGGGGCCGCCCACCCCGTTACCCTCACGGGGCAGAAGATGGACCGGAAAACCCTCAAAAAGATCGAAAACGATCTCTCGGCGTGGGCAAGAAGCCTGGCCCGACTCCGGGGACGCAACCAGGAGTTCGCCGCAAAAGCGGTGACCGAAAGCGAAACCCTCATCGCCGAAGAAGCCCTCAGGAAGGGGGTGGTGGACCTCCTGGCCCGGGATCTCGCGGAACTGCTTCAGAAACTCAACGGCCGCAGGGTGGTGCTTCAGGAAAAGACCGTGATCCTCAAAACCCGCGGAGCCCCCATCATCACCTTCCGGGAAGGGCTCAAGACTAGGGTTCTCAAGTGGCTGGCCCACCCCCAGGTGGCCTACTTTCTCCTCATGCTGGGCCTTGCCGGACTCTACTTTGAGCTCTCCCACCCGGGGGCCATCCTGCCGGGGGTGCTGGGAGGTCTTTCCCTGATCCTGGCACTCTTCGCTCTTCAGATCCTTCCGGTGAATTACGCCGGTCTCCTTCTGATCCTCTTTTCCGTAGTGCTCTACTTTCTGGAGATAAAGGTCACCAGTTACGGACTTCTGGCTCTCACGGGCACCGTCTGTCTTTTCCTGGGCTCCCTCATGCTCTTCGGAAGAGGACCTGAGGGACTCAGGGTCCCCTATTCCACCCTGCTTCCCGTTACCGGGATCATAACCCTGTTCTTCCTGGTGGTTACCTGGCTTGCGGCGCGGGCCCTGAGGCGCCCCCCGGTATCCGGAAAGGAGGGACTCCTGGGTCTGGAGGGTCGCACCATCACGGAGGTGGGCCCCTCCGGGGGCCAGATCTTCGTTTCCGGAGAGATCTGGGAGGCCTCCGCGGAAACCGTTATCCCTCCGGGGACCCCGGTAAAGGTACTCGGCCAGAAGGGTCTGCACCTGCGGGTAGCCCCTCTACCACACGAATCGGCGCAGAGAGGAGAGGTCCGGAGGACTGGATAG
- a CDS encoding methyl-accepting chemotaxis protein translates to MRFGFRARFVLGAILAFLVVQGVLFYHHIQTQKFLRQNLQANFANQFRTLKARLEEFFDQRILEVRSWSGTEVIKTAVLIGGGQAGANDYLANLLRVYHTYYDLWVIGPQKNILASGRPENLGKTLKLVLPDKPGVFVLERVSFGGKTYLGLGAMVEAGNNERGWLLATIPVETLGREIKDMLILPGAEAVLRGEKGELIWGSIRLPAFLKAEAGVSEVDVAGRRYFAALRSLPILGKRWSLGLAVPEETLAVFLKFNQRLFVALVVIGGLLVLGLFLVLEKSVTRPLLAQLRSLREIVGTFDLERRMAPRGVPEVADIAVTINQFLEKLSETVKGITEAESALREHARELAESAREIVHRAETSARETEEVFRLIEGLEGLAREIEGAANKSAQAVSRAQEAVTELSQIAEKISALSSENHEKGGVALDQVQDMVLMTEEVREKAEAQSRVSAETARVLAEAAEGMRRALTRSQQAAERASQALTEVQTGKEALGASLETLRGVTESVAQMSEIIDLIRDIAEQTNLLALNASIEAARAGEAGRGFAVVAEEIRRLSERIAESSDEIASLIEQNIEQARKGSEVAEKGARALEGILEATEANYEGVKEVAELTRTQADEVARAARAMEDLEKAAREIFESSQKQEELGQKAARSMFELRKVSRDILEVTGTISQVADRLGDVFGEVVEHSSIISRDTNTQREETAEVRRRMQTVVEGASRNAEAATEMQVDVEELVAVAEKLHEAVSYFRVGSAL, encoded by the coding sequence ATGAGATTCGGTTTCCGGGCCCGGTTCGTTCTGGGGGCCATCCTGGCTTTTTTGGTGGTACAGGGAGTGCTCTTCTATCACCATATCCAGACTCAAAAATTTCTGAGACAGAACCTCCAGGCAAACTTTGCTAACCAGTTTCGCACTCTCAAGGCCCGACTGGAGGAATTTTTTGATCAGCGTATTCTTGAGGTTCGAAGCTGGTCAGGAACCGAGGTGATCAAGACTGCGGTGCTCATAGGCGGCGGACAGGCCGGGGCGAACGATTACCTGGCCAACCTGCTCCGGGTGTATCACACCTATTACGACCTGTGGGTGATCGGTCCCCAGAAGAACATCCTTGCCTCCGGCCGTCCGGAGAATCTGGGAAAGACCCTGAAGCTCGTGCTCCCCGATAAGCCCGGGGTCTTCGTGCTCGAAAGGGTGAGTTTTGGCGGGAAGACCTACCTGGGGCTAGGTGCCATGGTGGAGGCCGGGAATAACGAGCGAGGCTGGTTGCTGGCTACCATTCCGGTGGAAACCCTGGGCCGGGAAATCAAGGATATGCTTATTCTTCCCGGGGCTGAAGCGGTATTGAGGGGGGAGAAGGGGGAACTCATCTGGGGATCTATCAGACTGCCCGCCTTTTTAAAGGCGGAGGCGGGCGTTTCCGAGGTGGATGTAGCCGGGCGTCGGTATTTTGCCGCCCTGCGGTCCCTTCCGATACTGGGCAAACGGTGGAGTCTGGGGCTGGCCGTGCCGGAGGAGACCCTGGCCGTGTTTCTGAAGTTCAATCAGCGCCTTTTCGTGGCGCTGGTAGTGATTGGCGGTTTGCTGGTGCTGGGACTATTCCTAGTGCTTGAGAAGAGTGTTACACGGCCTCTTCTGGCTCAATTACGGAGCCTGAGGGAGATCGTGGGGACTTTTGATCTGGAAAGACGCATGGCTCCCCGGGGAGTACCCGAGGTAGCGGATATTGCAGTGACCATAAATCAGTTTCTGGAGAAGCTTTCCGAGACCGTTAAGGGAATTACCGAAGCCGAAAGCGCTCTGCGAGAGCACGCCCGGGAGCTGGCCGAGAGTGCCCGGGAGATCGTGCATCGTGCCGAGACCAGCGCCCGGGAGACCGAAGAGGTCTTCCGGCTGATCGAGGGGCTGGAGGGTCTGGCCCGGGAGATTGAGGGGGCCGCCAACAAGAGTGCCCAGGCGGTGAGCCGGGCGCAGGAGGCCGTAACCGAGCTTTCCCAGATCGCGGAAAAGATTTCCGCTCTTTCCTCGGAAAACCACGAAAAGGGTGGAGTGGCGCTTGACCAGGTGCAGGACATGGTGCTCATGACCGAGGAGGTGCGGGAGAAGGCCGAGGCCCAGAGCCGCGTCTCCGCTGAGACGGCCCGCGTGCTGGCGGAGGCCGCGGAGGGAATGCGTCGGGCGCTCACCAGGTCGCAGCAGGCGGCGGAACGGGCCTCCCAGGCCCTCACGGAGGTTCAGACCGGAAAGGAGGCCCTCGGTGCCTCTCTGGAGACCCTCCGCGGGGTTACGGAGAGCGTGGCCCAGATGTCCGAAATCATCGATCTCATCCGGGACATTGCGGAGCAGACCAACCTCCTGGCCCTCAACGCCTCCATCGAGGCGGCCCGGGCCGGGGAGGCCGGGCGGGGATTTGCCGTGGTGGCCGAGGAAATTCGCCGGCTCTCCGAGCGAATAGCCGAAAGCTCCGACGAGATAGCCTCTCTCATCGAGCAGAACATCGAACAGGCCCGGAAAGGGAGCGAGGTGGCGGAGAAGGGAGCACGGGCCCTGGAGGGGATCCTGGAGGCCACGGAGGCCAACTACGAGGGGGTAAAGGAGGTGGCGGAGCTGACTAGGACTCAGGCCGACGAGGTGGCCAGGGCCGCCCGGGCCATGGAGGATCTGGAAAAAGCCGCACGGGAGATCTTTGAGTCCTCCCAAAAACAGGAGGAACTGGGCCAGAAGGCGGCTCGATCCATGTTTGAACTGAGAAAGGTGAGCCGGGACATTCTGGAGGTCACCGGAACCATCTCGCAGGTGGCGGACAGGCTGGGGGATGTCTTCGGAGAGGTGGTGGAACACTCCAGCATAATCAGTCGGGACACCAACACCCAGCGTGAGGAGACCGCCGAGGTGCGGCGCCGGATGCAGACCGTGGTGGAAGGGGCCTCCCGGAACGCCGAGGCCGCCACCGAGATGCAGGTGGATGTGGAGGAACTGGTGGCCGTGGCCGAGAAACTCCACGAGGCGGTAAGCTATTTCCGGGTAGGGTCCGCCCTGTGA
- the leuS gene encoding leucine--tRNA ligase, giving the protein MADWRPQEIEEKWQRIWEEKGIFRTEVDPGRPKYYVLEMFPYPSGRIHMGHVRNYTIGDVVARYRKMRGFNVLHPMGWDAFGLPAENAALRHGVHPADWTYDNIDYMRRQLRRLGFSYDWTREFATCDHEYYRHEQLFFIQMLERGLAYRKKTLVNWCPSCHTVLANEQVEDGACWRCGTEVTQREMEGWFFRITAYAEELLSGLERLRGKWPEKVLTMQRNWIGKSEGAEIDFPVEGLSEKITVFTTRPDTLFGVTFVSLSPEHPLAERLAERAGLSRELSELRERARRARREIEEGVAEKEGLFLRAYALHPLTGERVPIYAANFVLMEYGTGAVMAVPAHDQRDFEFARRYGLPVKVVINPPDGELDPATMEEAYEAPGVMVNSGPFTGLSSEEGKRRVVEHLEEKGVGRRRVTYRLRDWGVSRQRYWGCPIPVVYCDRCGIVPEKPENLPVKLPLNAQLDEAGRSPLPKLESFVQTSCPRCGGPARRETDTFDTFVESSWYFARFACPESRDPLDREKVHYWLPVDQYIGGIEHAILHLLYARFFTRVLRDLGYVDFDEPFERLLTQGMVIKEPYRCPRHGWLYPEEVSEEGTCLREGCGERVRVGRPEKMSKSKCNVVDPDEMVRRYGADTVRLFMLFAAPPEKDLEWSDRGIEGAYRFLKRLYALVTDRAGELKGVKAYAGDGRDLSPALRALRRKTHQTIRKVTQDLEERLHFNTAIAAVMELVNFLEDTLKEVSPDDPAFPPVLKETLRTVVLLLAPMTPHLCEELWEALGEEGLVSEASWPEFDEEAAREEEITIVVQVNGKVRDNLRLPAGVSEEEVREAALSSPRVKRHLEGKNIRKVIFVPGRLINFVAG; this is encoded by the coding sequence ATGGCGGACTGGCGTCCGCAGGAGATCGAGGAAAAGTGGCAGAGGATCTGGGAGGAGAAGGGGATTTTTCGCACCGAGGTGGACCCGGGGCGCCCCAAGTATTATGTGCTTGAAATGTTTCCCTATCCCTCGGGACGCATCCACATGGGGCATGTGCGCAATTACACCATCGGGGATGTCGTCGCCCGGTACCGGAAGATGCGGGGCTTCAATGTGCTTCATCCCATGGGCTGGGATGCCTTCGGGTTGCCCGCGGAAAACGCCGCCCTCCGGCACGGAGTGCACCCCGCGGACTGGACTTACGACAACATAGACTACATGCGCCGTCAGCTCCGCCGTCTGGGGTTCAGCTACGACTGGACCCGGGAATTCGCCACCTGCGACCACGAGTACTACCGGCACGAGCAGCTCTTTTTCATCCAGATGCTCGAGCGGGGGCTGGCCTATCGGAAGAAGACCCTGGTGAACTGGTGTCCGAGCTGTCACACGGTGCTGGCCAACGAACAGGTGGAGGACGGGGCCTGCTGGCGTTGCGGCACGGAGGTCACCCAGCGGGAGATGGAGGGCTGGTTCTTCCGGATCACCGCTTACGCCGAGGAGCTTCTTTCGGGTCTTGAGAGGCTGCGGGGTAAGTGGCCCGAGAAGGTCCTCACCATGCAGCGCAACTGGATCGGGAAGAGCGAGGGGGCCGAAATAGACTTTCCCGTGGAGGGACTTTCGGAAAAGATTACCGTCTTCACCACCCGTCCGGACACCCTCTTCGGGGTGACTTTTGTTTCGCTTTCCCCGGAACATCCCCTGGCCGAGCGCCTGGCCGAAAGGGCCGGGCTTTCCCGTGAACTTTCCGAGCTCCGTGAACGGGCCCGACGGGCGCGCCGCGAGATCGAGGAAGGGGTGGCGGAGAAGGAGGGGCTTTTCCTCCGGGCCTACGCCCTGCATCCCCTGACCGGTGAGAGGGTCCCCATCTACGCGGCCAACTTCGTGCTCATGGAATACGGGACCGGGGCGGTGATGGCCGTGCCGGCTCACGATCAGAGGGACTTCGAGTTCGCCCGCAGGTACGGTCTTCCCGTAAAGGTGGTGATCAACCCTCCGGACGGTGAGCTGGATCCAGCCACCATGGAGGAGGCCTACGAGGCTCCGGGCGTTATGGTGAATTCCGGTCCCTTTACGGGGCTTTCCAGCGAGGAGGGGAAGCGTCGAGTGGTGGAGCATCTTGAGGAAAAAGGGGTGGGGCGTCGGCGGGTGACCTACCGTTTGCGGGACTGGGGGGTGAGCCGGCAGCGCTACTGGGGCTGTCCCATCCCCGTGGTTTACTGTGATCGGTGCGGGATCGTTCCGGAGAAGCCGGAGAACCTTCCAGTAAAACTTCCCTTAAACGCCCAGCTCGACGAAGCCGGTCGCTCCCCGCTTCCCAAGCTCGAAAGTTTCGTCCAGACTTCGTGCCCCCGATGTGGAGGGCCGGCTCGCCGTGAAACTGACACCTTCGACACCTTTGTTGAGTCCTCCTGGTACTTTGCCCGGTTCGCCTGTCCGGAATCCCGGGATCCTCTCGACCGGGAAAAAGTCCATTACTGGCTTCCGGTGGATCAGTACATCGGGGGCATAGAACACGCCATCCTTCACCTCCTTTACGCCCGCTTCTTTACCCGGGTGCTCCGGGATCTGGGATATGTGGACTTTGACGAGCCCTTTGAGAGGCTTCTTACCCAGGGCATGGTCATAAAGGAACCCTACCGGTGTCCCCGTCACGGCTGGCTCTATCCGGAGGAGGTTTCGGAGGAGGGGACCTGTTTGCGGGAGGGTTGCGGGGAGAGGGTTAGGGTAGGGCGCCCGGAGAAGATGTCCAAGAGCAAGTGCAATGTGGTGGACCCTGACGAGATGGTCCGCCGTTACGGGGCCGACACGGTGCGGCTTTTCATGCTCTTTGCCGCTCCGCCGGAAAAGGACCTCGAGTGGAGCGACCGCGGGATAGAGGGAGCTTATCGATTCCTGAAAAGGCTCTACGCGCTGGTGACGGACCGGGCCGGAGAACTTAAAGGGGTAAAGGCCTATGCCGGGGACGGGCGCGATCTTTCGCCCGCACTTCGGGCCCTCCGCCGTAAGACCCATCAAACCATCCGTAAGGTAACGCAGGACCTCGAGGAGCGTCTCCACTTTAACACCGCTATCGCCGCGGTGATGGAGCTGGTGAACTTCCTCGAGGACACCCTGAAGGAGGTCTCCCCCGATGACCCCGCTTTTCCGCCCGTTCTCAAGGAGACCCTGCGGACGGTGGTACTGCTACTGGCTCCCATGACGCCCCACCTCTGCGAGGAGCTCTGGGAGGCCCTGGGGGAGGAGGGTCTGGTCTCCGAGGCTTCCTGGCCGGAGTTCGACGAGGAGGCGGCCCGGGAGGAGGAGATCACCATCGTGGTTCAGGTGAACGGGAAGGTCCGGGACAACCTGCGACTTCCCGCCGGGGTCTCCGAGGAGGAGGTGCGGGAGGCGGCCCTTTCCTCGCCCCGGGTGAAACGACACCTGGAGGGGAAAAACATCCGCAAGGTAATCTTCGTGCCCGGGAGGCTCATCAACTTTGTGGCCGGTTAG
- a CDS encoding chemotaxis protein CheW, giving the protein MAVYFTFWKGERFFALGIESVEGVTRLDTLTPADWGPNWLVGFSFFRGQTVPVVDLEAYLGEPRPVPFRYLVVCGTEENLGFGASRLGQQYDVDTEPEPVEGLPPGVLGQLLLGGRSALVLNPALILKEGGQR; this is encoded by the coding sequence ATGGCTGTTTACTTCACTTTCTGGAAGGGGGAGCGCTTTTTCGCTCTGGGAATAGAAAGCGTGGAGGGCGTGACTAGACTGGATACTTTGACCCCTGCGGACTGGGGGCCAAACTGGCTGGTAGGGTTCAGTTTTTTCCGGGGGCAGACCGTTCCGGTGGTGGATCTGGAGGCCTATCTCGGGGAACCGCGCCCTGTCCCTTTTCGTTATCTGGTGGTCTGCGGAACGGAGGAGAATCTCGGTTTCGGGGCCTCCCGACTGGGGCAACAGTATGATGTCGATACTGAGCCGGAGCCTGTGGAAGGGCTCCCTCCGGGTGTATTGGGCCAGTTGCTTCTGGGAGGTCGCTCGGCACTGGTGCTTAACCCGGCACTCATACTAAAAGAAGGAGGGCAACGATGA
- a CDS encoding uracil-DNA glycosylase — protein MRDFIRLLRSYLEYFELLGVESVPAWPEVKSFLDLDPLVPETLEDLVREIRSCRKCGLSRTRTQPVPGEGPSPSSVMLVGEAPGREEDLEGRPFVGAAGKLLDRMLAAVGLKRSEIYITNVVKCRPPGNRTPEREELEACRPYLARQIRLVKPRAILALGAVAARSLLLTEEPLSRIRGKVHHLEGIPVVPTYHPAYLLRNPAAKRAAWEDLQLFQGLIREGK, from the coding sequence ATGAGAGATTTTATTCGACTTCTGCGTTCCTATCTAGAGTACTTTGAGCTTCTGGGGGTGGAGTCCGTGCCGGCCTGGCCGGAGGTAAAGTCCTTTCTGGATCTGGATCCCCTGGTGCCGGAGACCCTGGAGGATCTGGTCAGGGAGATCCGGAGTTGTCGAAAGTGCGGGCTCTCCCGCACCCGAACTCAGCCGGTGCCCGGGGAGGGCCCTTCGCCCTCCTCCGTGATGCTGGTGGGCGAGGCCCCGGGACGGGAGGAAGACCTGGAGGGACGCCCCTTCGTGGGAGCCGCGGGGAAGTTGCTGGACAGGATGCTTGCGGCCGTCGGGCTGAAACGCTCCGAAATCTACATCACCAATGTGGTCAAGTGCCGTCCCCCGGGCAACCGCACCCCGGAGAGGGAAGAGTTGGAGGCCTGCCGTCCCTACCTGGCCCGGCAAATACGGCTGGTGAAACCCCGGGCTATCCTGGCCCTGGGGGCGGTGGCCGCCCGGAGCCTGTTACTCACCGAAGAACCCCTCTCCCGAATCAGGGGGAAGGTGCATCACCTGGAGGGTATCCCGGTGGTGCCCACCTATCACCCGGCCTATCTCCTGCGCAACCCCGCGGCCAAGAGGGCGGCCTGGGAGGACCTTCAGCTCTTTCAGGGTCTTATCCGGGAGGGGAAATGA
- the icd gene encoding isocitrate dehydrogenase (NADP(+)), with the protein MAEKIRLNPDGTLSVPDEPIIPYIEGDGIGVDITPVMRKVLDAAVDKAYGGRRRIHWKEILAGEKAREATGSYLPEETLKAIKEHVVAIKGPLTTPVGGGIRSLNVTIRQVLDLYACVRPVRWVPGTPSPVKHPELVDMVVFRENTEDVYAGIEWESGSKEARRLIEFIREEFGKEIRPDSGIGIKPISPFGTKRLVRKAIQYALSRGKPSVTLVHKGNIMKFTEGAFCRWGYELAREEFPDRTVPESEVAERYPDGVPEGVVVIKDRIADAMFQWALLRPADYSVLAMPNLNGDYMSDALAAQVGGLGMAPGGNIGDGYAVFEATHGSAPKYAGQDKVNPSSLILSGMMMLEYLGWEEAARLVWEGVARTVQQKIVTYDLARQIEGAKEVRCSEFGEAVIENIRSL; encoded by the coding sequence ATGGCGGAAAAGATCCGGCTCAATCCGGACGGGACCCTTTCCGTGCCCGACGAACCCATCATCCCCTACATCGAAGGCGACGGAATCGGCGTGGACATAACCCCGGTGATGAGGAAGGTGCTGGATGCGGCGGTGGATAAGGCCTACGGTGGGCGCAGGCGCATCCACTGGAAGGAAATCCTGGCCGGGGAGAAGGCCCGTGAGGCCACCGGCTCCTATCTGCCGGAGGAGACTCTTAAGGCCATCAAAGAGCATGTGGTGGCCATCAAGGGGCCCCTTACCACCCCGGTGGGGGGCGGAATTCGCAGTCTCAATGTGACCATTCGGCAGGTCCTGGATCTTTACGCCTGCGTGCGTCCGGTGCGCTGGGTGCCGGGGACCCCTAGCCCGGTGAAACACCCCGAGCTGGTGGACATGGTGGTTTTCCGGGAGAACACCGAGGATGTTTACGCGGGCATAGAATGGGAGTCCGGTTCGAAGGAGGCCCGGCGGCTCATCGAATTCATCCGGGAGGAGTTCGGGAAGGAGATTCGTCCTGATTCCGGGATCGGGATCAAACCCATAAGCCCCTTCGGAACCAAACGCCTGGTGCGCAAGGCCATTCAGTACGCCCTCTCCCGGGGCAAGCCCAGCGTGACCCTGGTGCACAAGGGCAACATCATGAAGTTTACCGAGGGGGCCTTCTGCAGGTGGGGCTACGAGCTGGCCCGGGAGGAATTTCCGGATCGGACGGTGCCCGAGTCCGAGGTGGCGGAGCGCTATCCGGATGGCGTTCCGGAGGGGGTGGTGGTGATCAAGGATCGTATTGCGGATGCCATGTTTCAGTGGGCCCTTCTGCGTCCCGCGGACTACAGCGTGCTGGCCATGCCCAACCTCAACGGGGACTACATGTCCGACGCCCTGGCGGCGCAGGTGGGGGGGTTGGGAATGGCCCCCGGGGGGAACATCGGCGACGGGTACGCCGTCTTCGAGGCCACCCACGGCTCGGCTCCCAAGTACGCCGGTCAGGACAAGGTCAATCCCTCCTCGCTTATCCTTTCCGGTATGATGATGCTCGAGTACCTGGGCTGGGAGGAGGCCGCCCGGCTGGTCTGGGAGGGTGTCGCCCGCACCGTGCAGCAGAAGATCGTGACCTACGATCTCGCCCGCCAGATCGAGGGGGCGAAAGAGGTCAGGTGCTCGGAGTTCGGTGAGGCTGTGATCGAGAACATCAGGAGTCTTTAG
- a CDS encoding PhnD/SsuA/transferrin family substrate-binding protein, translated as MKKVFVLVWCFLLWSAPSLRAGDFVFGVVAASEVRETFFRFKPLARALERTLGRKVQLEPLPWPRFEAAFRRGRFHLALGSSGCYLLKGPYEGRWVLKDPRRPVVVFRAGALAKLYRGRKAAVWPYSRGGYLIQAAYFSGKFGGLDPREVLFLGSEKLVVLAVLNGKASLGWVSRRAARRYGKSLRVVEIPGEERWILFVRRDLPPSTVSAVRSVILTFSGRGLRFEPLSSPPDLSSLRRFVW; from the coding sequence GTGAAAAAGGTATTCGTGCTGGTGTGGTGTTTCCTCCTGTGGTCCGCGCCGAGTCTGCGGGCCGGGGATTTTGTCTTCGGGGTGGTGGCCGCCTCGGAGGTGAGGGAAACCTTTTTTCGCTTTAAACCCCTGGCCCGGGCCCTGGAACGCACCCTGGGAAGGAAGGTTCAGCTGGAACCCCTGCCCTGGCCCAGATTCGAGGCGGCCTTCCGGAGGGGGCGGTTCCACCTGGCCCTGGGGTCCTCGGGGTGCTATCTCCTGAAGGGCCCTTATGAGGGTAGGTGGGTGCTGAAGGATCCCCGTCGGCCGGTGGTGGTTTTCAGGGCCGGGGCGCTGGCCAAACTGTATCGCGGCCGAAAGGCGGCGGTCTGGCCCTACTCCCGTGGAGGATATCTGATCCAGGCCGCCTACTTTTCCGGAAAATTTGGGGGTCTCGATCCCCGGGAGGTCCTTTTTCTGGGTTCAGAGAAGCTGGTGGTGCTCGCGGTGCTCAACGGAAAGGCCTCTCTGGGGTGGGTCTCGCGACGCGCGGCCAGGCGATACGGTAAGTCCCTGAGGGTGGTGGAGATTCCCGGTGAAGAGCGGTGGATACTTTTCGTAAGGCGGGATCTGCCCCCTTCCACCGTCTCTGCGGTGAGATCCGTGATCCTGACCTTTTCCGGGAGGGGTCTCCGGTTTGAACCCCTATCCAGTCCTCCGGACCTCTCCTCTCTGCGCCGATTCGTGTGGTAG